A genomic region of Runella rosea contains the following coding sequences:
- a CDS encoding SMP-30/gluconolactonase/LRE family protein: protein MATLQNPLKNWQVSRENIQYLGYDLQRPECILTESDGTVWAADARGGVVKLNHEEAQEIINPLKVSDFLPETIDKGTDSQRYIDAVGSLPNGICFDSNGDFIIANWGTNHLEKMTRDGKLTTVLTEIEGQPLGKTNFPLRDSKGRIWFTVTTRTEPWSDQINTRATDGYIALMDEKGVRIVADGFCGTNEIRFDDKEEWLYVVESSAWKISRMRAKPNGDLYGREVYGPSKLGGFPDGFAFDVFGNLWVTLIFTDELIAITPDGEVITLLDDSNPKTKKRLFDAYENRCVTPELLAATQGTICPWMASLSFGGADLKTVYLGSLRGTKIPYFNSPVAGQKMIHWR from the coding sequence ATGGCAACCCTGCAAAATCCCCTGAAAAATTGGCAAGTAAGCCGTGAAAATATCCAATACTTGGGTTACGACTTGCAAAGGCCAGAATGTATCCTGACCGAATCCGACGGCACTGTTTGGGCGGCAGATGCACGTGGGGGGGTGGTAAAGTTGAATCATGAGGAAGCTCAAGAGATTATCAACCCACTAAAAGTGAGTGATTTTTTGCCTGAAACTATTGATAAAGGCACTGATAGTCAACGGTATATTGACGCCGTAGGCTCACTGCCCAACGGCATTTGTTTTGACTCAAACGGGGATTTTATCATTGCCAATTGGGGAACCAATCACCTCGAAAAGATGACCCGTGACGGGAAATTGACGACCGTTTTAACGGAAATTGAGGGACAACCCTTGGGCAAAACCAACTTTCCACTGCGAGATTCTAAAGGCAGAATTTGGTTTACGGTCACCACCCGAACTGAACCTTGGTCTGACCAAATCAATACCCGCGCTACCGATGGCTACATTGCGTTGATGGATGAAAAAGGCGTCAGAATTGTGGCCGATGGATTTTGTGGGACCAACGAAATCCGTTTTGACGACAAGGAAGAATGGCTTTATGTGGTAGAAAGTTCGGCATGGAAAATTTCGAGAATGCGCGCAAAACCCAACGGTGACCTATACGGCCGAGAAGTGTACGGCCCGTCTAAGTTGGGTGGTTTTCCAGATGGTTTTGCCTTTGATGTTTTTGGAAATCTGTGGGTTACCCTCATTTTTACCGATGAACTCATTGCCATTACACCCGACGGAGAAGTAATCACCTTGTTGGATGACAGCAACCCGAAAACGAAAAAAAGATTGTTTGATGCTTACGAAAACCGTTGTGTTACCCCCGAACTTTTAGCCGCTACCCAAGGGACGATTTGTCCGTGGATGGCAAGTTTGAGCTTTGGCGGCGCGGATTTGAAAACGGTCTATCTTGGGAGTTTAAGAGGAACAAAAATTCCTTATTTCAATAGTCCCGTTGCCGGACAAAAAATGATTCATTGGCGATAA
- a CDS encoding SDR family NAD(P)-dependent oxidoreductase produces the protein MKRFQNKVCFVTGAGSGIGKATALSFGREGGKVVVTDINEAAAQAVVAELLASGAEAIALKVDISKRTDVESAVKTTVETFGRLDCAVNSAGIAGTVSLPTHEYPEENWLQMMNINLTGTWYCVKAELTQMLAQGGGNIVNIASAAGLVGQPTNVPYAASKHGVVGITKTAAIEYATQNIRVNAICPTAIETPMLMEGRRKLAHNPEALEQAKNLQRMKRMGQPQEVADVALWLCSDESSFITGHAMAVDGGAFA, from the coding sequence ATGAAACGATTCCAAAATAAAGTATGCTTCGTAACTGGCGCTGGTTCGGGAATCGGCAAGGCGACTGCGTTGTCTTTTGGACGGGAAGGTGGAAAAGTGGTCGTGACCGATATCAACGAAGCCGCAGCTCAGGCAGTTGTGGCAGAATTGCTTGCCTCTGGAGCGGAAGCCATTGCGCTGAAAGTGGATATTTCAAAACGAACAGACGTAGAAAGCGCGGTAAAAACCACCGTCGAAACCTTTGGGCGCTTGGATTGTGCCGTCAACAGCGCCGGCATTGCGGGAACGGTTTCCTTACCCACACACGAGTATCCAGAAGAAAATTGGTTGCAAATGATGAATATAAACCTGACGGGTACGTGGTATTGTGTGAAAGCGGAACTTACTCAAATGCTCGCGCAGGGCGGCGGAAACATCGTCAACATTGCCTCGGCGGCCGGCTTGGTAGGGCAACCCACCAATGTACCTTACGCGGCGTCAAAGCATGGTGTTGTGGGCATCACCAAAACGGCCGCTATTGAATACGCTACCCAAAATATTCGGGTCAATGCCATTTGCCCTACCGCTATTGAAACTCCCATGCTGATGGAAGGTCGGCGGAAATTGGCCCATAACCCAGAAGCCTTGGAACAGGCCAAAAACCTCCAACGCATGAAACGCATGGGCCAACCGCAGGAAGTAGCTGACGTAGCCCTGTGGCTATGTTCGGACGAATCAAGTTTTATTACTGGTCATGCCATGGCAGTGGATGGCGGGGCGTTTGCCTAA
- the hisD gene encoding histidinol dehydrogenase, which yields MIQQIKKGITYAESKEADLKVRALVENMLENVATNGDKAVREYSEKLDKWSPESFRLSSAQIQQIIASLPEQVIEDITFAQTQIRNFAQIQRESIKDVEVETLPGVILGHKNIPVNSVGCYVPGGRYPMVASAHMSVLTAKVAGVKRVIACTPPINGEIPAATVAAMYMAGADEIYLLGGVQAIAMMALGTETVQPVDMLVGPGNAYVAEAKRQLYGKVGIDLFAGPTETLVIADDTTDVETCATDLLGQAEHGPTSPAILLTTSKTIAEGIEAEIQRQLTVLPTADVASVSWRDYGQVILVDTVDELVSEADRIASEHVQVMTENPRYFLDKMTNFGGLFLGDKTNVAYGDKVIGTNHTLPTREAARYTGGLWVGKFLKTCTYQEICTPEASAMIGEYCSRLCAIENFSGHKEQADLRVRRYSKVLSL from the coding sequence ATGATACAACAAATAAAAAAAGGTATTACCTACGCCGAAAGCAAAGAGGCCGACTTGAAAGTCCGTGCTTTGGTCGAAAATATGTTGGAAAACGTGGCCACCAACGGCGACAAAGCAGTCAGAGAATATTCGGAGAAATTGGACAAATGGTCGCCCGAAAGCTTTCGCTTATCGTCGGCTCAAATTCAACAAATCATCGCCAGTTTGCCCGAGCAGGTGATTGAAGACATCACATTTGCCCAAACCCAAATCCGTAATTTTGCCCAAATTCAGCGGGAATCCATCAAAGACGTTGAAGTGGAAACTTTGCCGGGCGTGATTTTGGGCCATAAAAATATTCCCGTCAATTCGGTGGGTTGTTACGTACCGGGCGGGCGCTATCCAATGGTGGCATCGGCGCATATGAGTGTATTGACGGCCAAAGTGGCGGGGGTAAAGCGCGTTATTGCCTGTACGCCGCCCATCAACGGCGAAATTCCTGCCGCAACCGTGGCAGCGATGTACATGGCGGGAGCCGATGAAATTTATTTGTTAGGCGGTGTGCAAGCCATTGCCATGATGGCGTTGGGTACCGAAACCGTTCAACCTGTAGATATGCTTGTGGGCCCAGGAAATGCCTACGTGGCCGAAGCCAAACGGCAATTGTACGGAAAAGTGGGCATCGACCTGTTTGCTGGCCCAACGGAAACGCTCGTCATTGCCGATGATACCACCGACGTAGAAACCTGCGCCACGGATTTGCTCGGTCAAGCCGAACACGGTCCTACCTCGCCCGCGATTTTGTTGACCACTAGTAAAACCATTGCCGAAGGTATCGAAGCCGAAATTCAACGTCAATTGACCGTTTTGCCAACGGCGGATGTAGCGAGCGTGTCTTGGCGGGATTATGGGCAGGTGATTTTGGTAGATACTGTGGATGAACTGGTATCAGAAGCTGACCGCATCGCCAGCGAACACGTACAGGTGATGACCGAAAATCCACGTTATTTTTTGGATAAAATGACCAATTTTGGCGGCTTGTTTCTCGGCGACAAAACCAACGTAGCCTACGGCGATAAAGTGATTGGTACCAACCATACCTTACCAACCAGAGAAGCTGCTCGTTATACGGGAGGTTTGTGGGTGGGTAAGTTCCTGAAAACCTGTACGTACCAAGAAATTTGTACGCCCGAAGCCAGTGCGATGATCGGTGAATATTGCTCCCGATTATGCGCCATTGAAAACTTCTCCGGCCATAAAGAACAAGCCGATTTGCGGGTACGTCGCTACTCCAAAGTCCTCTCTCTGTGA
- a CDS encoding SDR family NAD(P)-dependent oxidoreductase translates to MKTVLVTGGAGEIGSAICRKFAENGYCVIATYNSNSAKAEKLEEELNGISDGLIRHSIFHAPTTDAQKVADLKAFVSEKYGKLDVLVNNAGITTPVPHGDLEGLTDEWIDKIMQTNFRGSFAMVRATRALLEKGSEESNESSLIVNISSIAGISGIGSNVAYCASKAAIDSMTRSLARILAPKIRMVSVSPGFVEGEYTKNFDPTFLQNQMDNTPLGRFATGVDVANAVYALATSLTFSTGTIITVDGGRLLK, encoded by the coding sequence ATGAAAACAGTCTTAGTCACCGGTGGAGCAGGAGAAATAGGCTCGGCCATTTGCCGAAAATTTGCCGAGAATGGGTATTGTGTAATTGCGACTTATAATAGCAATTCAGCAAAAGCGGAGAAATTAGAAGAAGAGTTAAATGGTATTTCTGACGGCCTAATTCGTCATTCAATTTTCCACGCTCCCACAACTGATGCACAAAAAGTGGCTGACTTAAAGGCTTTTGTGTCAGAAAAGTATGGAAAGTTAGATGTATTGGTAAATAACGCGGGAATTACCACCCCGGTCCCGCATGGTGATTTAGAAGGCTTGACCGATGAGTGGATTGATAAAATCATGCAAACCAATTTCAGAGGTTCGTTTGCGATGGTGAGAGCAACCAGAGCGTTATTGGAAAAAGGTTCAGAGGAAAGTAATGAGTCATCTCTAATCGTAAATATTTCCTCCATTGCAGGTATTTCGGGTATCGGAAGTAATGTGGCCTATTGTGCTTCAAAAGCAGCGATTGATTCTATGACCCGTTCACTGGCAAGGATTTTAGCGCCAAAAATAAGAATGGTATCAGTTTCACCCGGCTTTGTAGAAGGTGAATATACCAAGAATTTCGACCCAACATTCCTGCAAAATCAAATGGATAATACACCGCTTGGGCGCTTTGCCACGGGCGTAGATGTTGCCAATGCAGTTTATGCTTTAGCCACTTCTCTAACTTTCTCAACTGGTACTATCATTACGGTTGATGGGGGCAGACTTTTAAAATAG